In Streptomyces nojiriensis, one genomic interval encodes:
- a CDS encoding acyl-ACP desaturase — MTITSPHLGSSEAWTDAKLLFALEEVVEKELNRHLKVTKDWMPHEYVPWSDGRNFPGFFEDGEAWDPQQSKVTDIGKIALVVNLLTEDNLPSYHHEIASLFGRNGAWGTWVHRWTAEEGRHGIVMRDYLLASRAVDPDKLEAFRMQHMSEGFESDNRHSMLHSVAYVAFQELATRISHRNTGHQSGDPVCDRMLARIAQDENLHMIFYRNLLGAAFELAPDLTMQAVRDVVVNFRMPGHGMPGFERMAAQMAIGGVYNLRIHHDDVLSPVIRFLKIMDIDGLGPDGQKAQEELGLFMNGLDSEARKFDEKLAARAARLAARKG, encoded by the coding sequence GTGACGATCACCTCTCCCCACCTCGGCAGCTCGGAGGCGTGGACAGACGCCAAGCTGCTGTTCGCGCTGGAAGAGGTGGTCGAAAAGGAGCTCAACCGCCATCTGAAGGTCACCAAGGACTGGATGCCCCACGAGTACGTCCCGTGGAGCGATGGCCGGAACTTCCCCGGCTTCTTCGAGGACGGCGAAGCCTGGGACCCGCAGCAGTCCAAGGTCACCGACATCGGCAAGATCGCGCTGGTCGTGAACCTGCTGACCGAGGACAACCTCCCCAGCTACCACCACGAGATCGCGTCGCTCTTCGGCCGCAACGGCGCCTGGGGCACGTGGGTGCACCGCTGGACCGCCGAGGAGGGCCGCCACGGCATCGTGATGCGCGACTACCTGCTGGCCTCGCGAGCCGTGGACCCGGACAAGCTGGAAGCGTTCCGCATGCAGCACATGTCTGAGGGGTTCGAGTCCGACAACCGCCACTCGATGCTGCACTCGGTGGCGTACGTGGCCTTCCAGGAGCTCGCGACCCGCATCTCGCACCGCAACACCGGCCACCAGTCCGGTGACCCGGTCTGCGACCGGATGCTGGCCCGCATCGCGCAGGACGAGAACCTGCACATGATCTTCTACCGCAACCTGCTGGGCGCGGCCTTCGAGCTCGCCCCGGACCTGACCATGCAGGCCGTACGGGACGTCGTCGTCAACTTCCGGATGCCCGGACACGGCATGCCCGGCTTCGAGCGGATGGCCGCGCAGATGGCCATCGGCGGGGTCTACAACCTGCGGATCCACCACGACGACGTACTGAGCCCCGTGATCCGCTTCCTCAAGATCATGGACATCGACGGCCTCGGCCCCGACGGCCAGAAGGCCCAGGAGGAGCTCGGGCTGTTCATGAACGGCCTGGACTCCGAGGCCCGCAAGTTCGACGAGAAGCTGGCCGCCCGCGCGGCCCGCCTCGCCGCCCGCAAGGGCTGA